The genomic segment CTTTTTCGCACCATACGGTTTGCCAAATACCGCTCTGCCCCGTGTACCAAATCTCTCCTCGGTTTAAGGTTTGCTTACCGTAGGCCTCATCACCGGTATCGGTATCGTCGGTAACTGCAATGATGATTTCCGTTGTATCACCGTTTAAAAAATCGCTGATGTCAAAAGAGAACGGCCAGTATCCCCCCGAATGGGAACCTGCTTCTTTACCGTTGACATAGACGGTACAGTGTTGATCTACCGCTCCGAAATGTAACAGGAGCCGCTCATTCGGTTTACAGTGTTCAAAGTTGAATGTTCTGCGGTACCACAGCGTCTCCCCCGGAAGCAACTGCCGCTGTACATTTGACAGGATTGTTTCCGGAGAGAACGGTACGATTATTTCTCCGTCCCATATTTTAGGCATCTGTTTATCGGCGGTTATCGCGTAGTCCCATGCTCCGTTTAAGCACTGCCATTCTTTTCGCGCCAACTGAGGGCGTGGGTAATCGTTTAAGGGCTTTTGTTTGTCGAGCGCTTCACCCCACGGTGTGAGTAAAGGTTTTATCGGTTTGTTTTTTCTCATGTTATTGTCTCGATGGTAAGGCGATCGTTTCTGCGCCGGTTATACATTTTCGATGCGAAAAAGAGCGGGAAAAGCGCCGTTACCGCTAGAATCGCTCCCCACAGATAGATGGATTCTGCGGGAATATTTTCGATGATTCCGAATTCATTCGCGATGGAGCCTGCTCCGTTTTTAACAATGATGTTGCCTATCACGGTTCCGATAATCATCGGGGTGAGGACGAAAAAGAGAATACGGATACCTTCAAACTGCCCTCGTGCGGTTTCGGGATAGAGTTCTTTAACCCAGATGGTCATCGATTGCGTAACGAGAATTTGTCCTGCACCTGCAAGGAAAACGGAAAGGAACAGCGGAATGTTTTGCATGCAGAATACCGTTTCCGTGTTAAAAGCTGAGGGCTTTGCAAAGAGCGATAAAATGCATAAGCCGACGATATTCAGAATAATTGCAAAACAGGCAAGCTGCGGAGTACGCCTCTTATTGATAATCCCGATTGCAGGGATCACCGGCAGGGACGCGGCGACTAAACTTAATCCTTGAATAATGCCCATGCTCCCAGCGTTAAAGCCCATGCGGTAAATCATCCAGTTTCCCATGTGGACAAAATAAACATTGAACGAAACAAAGAACAGTGCCGTTGTAATACACGCAAGCATCAATTCTTTTTGAGAAAAAAATCCTTCCGCTTTAAAGATTGAGCTCAATTGCTCCCAAAATGAACCGGTTTTGCAAGGTTTTAAGTCGGGAGAATCTTCTAATAGAAGAAGCGAGAGAAGTCCTGCAAGGATGACAAAGATACCCATAGACCAAAACAACCGCTGATAGTTATTTTCGCTGCCGATGAGCAAACCGCCCAATACGGTGCCGACGATGGTGCCGATTATCGGTTGAATTGCGAGTACGGCTCCGACTTGACCACGGTTTTTATCGGTAGTCATGTCATTGCTCCATGCAT from the Treponema medium genome contains:
- a CDS encoding MFS transporter, with amino-acid sequence MMKTEKSLIGTKRFWFLMWGLGLAGQLCWNIENQWFNTFVYAKIAKDSSIVTLMVITSALVTTFSTFIFGTLSDRIGSRRRFISIGYIVWGLTTILFGLTEFVGHGQVGTGAKASIWAAVLVILADDVMSFFGSMGNDSGYNAWSNDMTTDKNRGQVGAVLAIQPIIGTIVGTVLGGLLIGSENNYQRLFWSMGIFVILAGLLSLLLLEDSPDLKPCKTGSFWEQLSSIFKAEGFFSQKELMLACITTALFFVSFNVYFVHMGNWMIYRMGFNAGSMGIIQGLSLVAASLPVIPAIGIINKRRTPQLACFAIILNIVGLCILSLFAKPSAFNTETVFCMQNIPLFLSVFLAGAGQILVTQSMTIWVKELYPETARGQFEGIRILFFVLTPMIIGTVIGNIIVKNGAGSIANEFGIIENIPAESIYLWGAILAVTALFPLFFASKMYNRRRNDRLTIETIT